The nucleotide window AACTGCTCGTGCAGGATGCGCCGCGTCTCGGCGCGGTCGGCGCCCAGCACGGGGGAGCCGATGCGCGCGCCGCTGTCGTCGCGCTCCAGCCACGACTCGGCGGCCTCGCCCTCCTCGCGCCGCTCCATCATCGAGATCCCCACGGCGCGGCAGCGGTTCTCGCCCGAGCTGCGGCCCGCGTTGGCGCGGTAGACGTGCACCAGGCGCCGCGCCACGCGGTGGGTGCCGTTGCGCTCGTCCTCCAGGAGTCCGCGGTACAGCCCCTCGTGACGCGGACAGCGCCACACCCGCGGGTGGAGGCGGCTGTCGCCCAGCAGGGGGAGGGGATCGTCCGGAGTCCACGGGTCGCAGTGGTCCGGGAGGACGCCGCGCGCGGGGACCTCGATCCACGGGAGCCCAAGGGTGCGGTACTTGGCGGCCTTCTCGTCGTCCACCGCGTGCGATGCGTAGACCTCCACGGCCGCTACGATGGAGCCGCCGCGCAGGAGCACCAGGTCCGCGCGCAGGGAGGGAAGGGAGTGCTCCACGCGCACTTCG belongs to Longimicrobium sp. and includes:
- a CDS encoding competence protein CoiA family protein, with product MAAVDGARRAFRDEGDRIVPEAPGVEHLLVPVVAYRALPPRRRPRSFCPVCLERVWLKLGARNRPHYAHLAGSECAAARGEGALHHAAKVHLAEQLGRGGPLRVRPVCHRVPQERSTERCTAAPENTWPLEWDEVRVEHSLPSLRADLVLLRGGSIVAAVEVYASHAVDDEKAAKYRTLGLPWIEVPARGVLPDHCDPWTPDDPLPLLGDSRLHPRVWRCPRHEGLYRGLLEDERNGTHRVARRLVHVYRANAGRSSGENRCRAVGISMMERREEGEAAESWLERDDSGARIGSPVLGADRAETRRILHEQ